A region from the Clostridia bacterium genome encodes:
- a CDS encoding DNA polymerase III subunit alpha, producing MSNFCHLHLHTKYSLLDGLCNIKDLIEKAKTLGQSAVAITDHGNMFGAVEFYKCAKEAGIKPIIGCEVYVAKGSRFDKDPDEKYNHLILLAKNNEGYHNLMKLVSLASIEGYYYKPRVDYELLYKYSEGLVCLTACLYGAFSQYLVNDNIKGAEDELLTLKKIFKNDLYVELQDHGLLEQRKIISKQIELANKHSVKLVATNDVHYIEKDDAFYQEMLMCIQMQKTISDESRMKFNSDQLYLKSEEEMLSLFSYKKEAVYNTMEVCDKCNVEIEFGKYHLPHYTLPDGTSHKDYLYKLCVDGLKRRYENYESYIDRLNYELDTINKMGFTDYFLIVWDFINYAKTKGIPVGPGRGSAAGSIVSYALGITNLDPVKYSLIFERFLNSERVTMPDIDIDFCYERRGEVIDYVTKKYGEDKVSQIITFGTLGAKQAVRDVCRALDFSYAEGDRIAKLIPGGVSVTLKGTLEENSELKNLYDNDENVKKIIDVALKVEGLPRHTSIHAAGVVITNKPIMEYVPLYKGDNVIATQYTMTALEELGLLKMDFLGIRNLTVINDTLKIIKEKTGVSIDIDKIDYNDKNVYTLFKKGDTDGVFQFESYGMRKFLKEFKPEKLEDLILAVSVYRPGPMQEIPNLIKNKENMDGIVYDHKILEEILSVTYGCIVYQEQVMEIFKRLAGYSLGKADIVRRAMSKKKMDVLKKEEKIFVTGCNEKGINEDTALKIFDKIKEFAKYAFNKSHAACYAYVAFQTAYLRYYYKSEFMAALMTSFTENQNKITEYIKTCENMGIKVVSPSVNLSDIKFTALNGEIIFGLNAIKNVGYNTAREIVNERNLNGRFLSFEDFAQRMTGTDINKRAVESLIKAGAMDDFGSRIELLKIYDETMDFHLNNIRSNVPGQLNLFETLDKDNKNLQKIIGNIDDNKSPLSLRMEKEVLGVYLSSHPLKKSEELIKRIATHYSFEINNEENTLLKDGDNVTMVGTILNKNIRTTKKGDNMATFLIEDMYGNCEVVVFPKAYTAYSSYITNDTDVIIKGTLLISEEERKINVSEISLFNEEAVPGKLYIRIKDESLIEEMKKILKQHNGNTPVYVYFEKEKKNTLADKSMWVIISKTLEKRLKDLLGEDNVVFK from the coding sequence ATGAGTAACTTTTGCCACTTGCATCTTCACACAAAATACAGTCTTCTTGACGGACTGTGTAATATCAAAGATTTAATAGAAAAAGCAAAAACTCTCGGGCAGAGTGCAGTTGCCATAACCGACCATGGCAATATGTTCGGCGCCGTTGAGTTTTATAAGTGTGCAAAAGAAGCAGGTATAAAACCTATTATAGGCTGCGAAGTTTATGTGGCTAAAGGCAGTCGTTTTGATAAAGACCCTGACGAAAAGTATAATCATCTTATCCTTCTTGCCAAAAACAATGAGGGGTATCATAATTTAATGAAACTTGTATCTTTAGCGTCTATTGAAGGATATTATTATAAACCCCGTGTAGATTATGAACTTTTATATAAGTATTCCGAGGGGTTAGTATGCCTTACTGCCTGTTTATACGGTGCTTTTTCGCAGTACCTTGTAAACGATAATATAAAAGGAGCAGAAGACGAACTTCTAACATTAAAGAAAATTTTTAAAAATGACCTTTATGTAGAACTTCAGGACCACGGACTTTTAGAGCAAAGAAAAATTATTTCAAAACAAATTGAACTTGCAAATAAGCACTCTGTAAAACTTGTAGCAACAAATGATGTTCATTATATAGAAAAAGACGACGCTTTTTATCAGGAAATGTTAATGTGTATTCAAATGCAAAAAACAATTTCTGATGAATCAAGAATGAAGTTTAATTCCGACCAGTTATATTTAAAGAGCGAAGAAGAAATGCTAAGCCTTTTTAGTTATAAAAAGGAAGCGGTGTATAACACAATGGAAGTTTGTGATAAATGCAATGTGGAAATAGAATTTGGCAAATATCATCTTCCGCATTACACATTGCCTGACGGGACAAGCCATAAAGATTATCTTTATAAACTTTGTGTTGACGGGCTTAAGAGACGATATGAAAATTATGAAAGTTATATTGACCGACTAAACTATGAACTTGATACCATAAATAAAATGGGGTTTACCGATTACTTTTTAATTGTATGGGATTTTATAAACTATGCAAAAACAAAAGGTATTCCCGTAGGTCCTGGCAGAGGCTCAGCAGCAGGAAGCATTGTGTCTTATGCCTTGGGAATAACCAATCTTGACCCTGTAAAATATTCGCTTATCTTTGAAAGATTTTTAAACAGCGAAAGAGTAACAATGCCGGATATTGATATTGACTTCTGCTATGAAAGAAGAGGAGAAGTTATTGATTATGTTACTAAAAAATACGGAGAAGATAAAGTTTCCCAGATTATAACCTTTGGTACATTAGGCGCAAAACAGGCAGTAAGAGATGTGTGTCGTGCGCTTGACTTTTCTTATGCCGAAGGGGATAGAATCGCTAAACTTATTCCAGGGGGAGTGAGTGTAACCCTTAAAGGAACTTTAGAAGAAAACTCTGAACTTAAAAATTTATATGATAACGACGAAAATGTAAAGAAAATAATAGATGTGGCGCTAAAAGTTGAGGGGCTTCCAAGGCATACCTCTATCCACGCCGCAGGAGTGGTTATAACCAATAAGCCTATTATGGAGTATGTTCCTTTATATAAAGGGGATAATGTAATCGCCACTCAATATACTATGACTGCATTAGAAGAATTAGGCCTTTTAAAAATGGATTTTTTAGGAATAAGAAATCTTACTGTTATAAACGATACCTTAAAAATCATAAAAGAAAAAACAGGTGTAAGTATCGATATAGATAAAATAGACTATAATGATAAAAATGTTTATACTCTGTTTAAAAAAGGGGATACCGACGGTGTATTTCAGTTTGAAAGTTATGGTATGAGAAAGTTCTTAAAAGAATTTAAACCCGAAAAATTAGAGGACTTGATTCTTGCTGTGTCAGTTTACCGTCCTGGTCCGATGCAGGAAATTCCTAACCTTATTAAAAATAAGGAAAATATGGACGGTATAGTATATGACCATAAAATTTTAGAAGAAATACTTTCTGTAACCTACGGATGCATTGTGTATCAGGAGCAGGTTATGGAAATATTTAAGCGCCTTGCAGGGTATAGCCTTGGCAAAGCAGATATTGTCCGTCGTGCAATGTCCAAAAAGAAAATGGATGTTTTAAAAAAAGAAGAGAAGATTTTTGTTACAGGGTGTAATGAAAAAGGCATAAATGAAGATACTGCCTTAAAAATATTTGATAAAATAAAGGAATTTGCAAAATATGCCTTTAATAAATCTCACGCTGCGTGTTATGCCTATGTAGCATTTCAGACTGCTTATTTAAGATACTATTATAAATCTGAGTTTATGGCAGCCCTTATGACCAGTTTTACTGAAAATCAGAATAAAATTACTGAATATATTAAAACCTGCGAAAATATGGGCATAAAAGTTGTCTCTCCGTCAGTAAATCTTAGTGATATAAAATTTACAGCGTTAAACGGAGAAATAATATTCGGCTTAAACGCTATAAAAAATGTAGGATATAATACTGCAAGAGAAATTGTAAATGAGCGAAATTTAAACGGAAGATTTTTAAGTTTTGAAGATTTTGCGCAAAGAATGACAGGAACGGATATAAATAAAAGAGCAGTGGAAAGTCTTATAAAAGCAGGTGCGATGGATGACTTTGGAAGTCGTATCGAACTTTTAAAAATTTATGACGAAACAATGGACTTTCATTTAAATAATATAAGAAGTAATGTTCCTGGTCAGCTTAACCTGTTTGAAACATTGGATAAAGATAATAAAAATTTACAAAAAATAATAGGTAATATTGATGATAATAAATCTCCTCTTTCTTTAAGAATGGAAAAAGAAGTTTTAGGCGTCTATTTATCTTCCCACCCTTTAAAGAAAAGCGAAGAACTTATTAAAAGAATTGCCACTCATTACAGTTTTGAAATAAATAATGAAGAAAACACCTTGTTAAAAGACGGTGATAATGTAACTATGGTTGGAACTATCCTTAATAAAAATATCCGTACAACTAAAAAGGGAGACAATATGGCAACCTTTTTAATAGAAGATATGTACGGAAACTGTGAAGTGGTAGTTTTCCCAAAAGCATATACTGCCTATTCTTCTTATATAACAAATGATACAGATGTTATAATAAAAGGAACTCTTCTTATAAGTGAAGAGGAAAGAAAAATAAATGTTAGCGAAATTTCACTCTTTAATGAAGAAGCAGTACCTGGCAAACTGTATATAAGGATAAAGGACGAATCTTTAATAGAAGAAATGAAGAAAATTCTAAAACAGCATAATGGAAATACTCCTGTATATGTCTACTTTGAAAAGGAAAAGAAAAATACCCTTGCGGATAAATCTATGTGGGTAATTATAAGTAAAACTTTGGAAAAAAGACTAAAAGACCTGCTGGGTGAAGATAATGTAGTATTTAAGTGA